The sequence below is a genomic window from Bombus pyrosoma isolate SC7728 linkage group LG9, ASM1482585v1, whole genome shotgun sequence.
gaaataaaaatcgtataagatattttttcttaaaaatcgtTTATTCTGACTTCGCATACATATCTATGTACTAGGAGAAGTAAGCATATCCActatgtgaaatattaaaatatttgaaagatgtTGAATTTGTACaactttataattaaacagtgttttcaattttaattgcagaattaaataatatacatattaaagctgtttcaaattgtatttgtTTGGTACGCAATCGTTTGTTAGTATTTCAGTAATACTTGATAATTTAAGGTTAAGTGTagtatgttttaataaatacattcgtaatatataaaaattaaattaaagacgATGTCTCTATACGACGATTTTGACAAACACAGAACGTCGGAAAAAGTAGTTGGATGGTCATCTAGtatcaaattattacaatCTCAACTACAATTAAAAAAGGCTGCCACTACACAGGTATGTGATCTTCTATAACAATGACTGGATGATAGtggtatttaatattattgctGTACCATATTTCTAGCCAAAACGCGAACAATATAGAAAAGCAACAGCAGTATTAGCACCTGTGATAGATTTAAAGTCAAAAGCCAATCGGAACACAGAAAGAGAAGATGATGGGCCACATAATAATCCACTCTCTTCTGGTACTGTTAGCAGTATTGGAGTAGGAGGTGAATTTGATTGgaatgtaataaatgaatatgatCCTATGTGGCCTAATGAATATGATAAAGTTGTTAAGGAACTAAGAGATTTACGTGATAGAGAACACGATCAAGAGACTGAAATGCGTAAACGTAGACGAGACAGTTCGCGTTTCGAAGATACACAGGTAATATATTAAGttcactatatatataattgagaaaaatagaatgtgtggttcatatatttttgcaaataatgTGCATATTTGATTCAGGCTTCCTCTGGGAATACTACAATGATTCCCCCTGAAAGAGATGAGGAAAGAACTCCTACATCAAGAGGTATTGCCGGGGGAGCAGCTATAGCACCACCACCTTCCCTACAAGAATCTTCTGAGCTTCCACCTCCAACACCAAGACCACCAACTAGTATAGGTTATGCTACATCATCAGTAGCAGCAAAAATAATGGCTAAATATGGTTTCAAAGAAGGACAAGGACTTGGTAAAAAGGAACAAGGAATGTCTGTTGCTTTACAAGTAGAAAAAACTAGTAAACGAGGTGGAAGAATTGTTGGAGAAAGAGAACAACTTAtgccaccaccaccacctgTTGCTGTTTCTCCACCTCCAACACAACAGCAGGTCGCACCTTTACAACCTTCGGAAGAACCTAGCATTActgaaataatgaaatgtcCGAGTAAggtaagaaaaaaattaatttcattggaGTCTTGTAGTATTAGTATTTGAGTATAGTATTTGAGATtcaagtttaataataataatatttttacttcgtGAAGTTATAATTCTCatgaagtttttaatttttacataagtTTGTGCATAAAGTatagaaaagtaaatatatttttcgtaaaatatacatgAAAAGGAACACAATACATatgttaaaacattttctattacaaaatatattattaattaggttgtattattacgtaatatggTTGGTCCCGGAGAAGTGGATGATGATCTTGAACCTGAAGTCAAAGACGAATGTAATACGAAGTATGGCGATGTAGCGCGTGTTATTATCCATGAAGTAACAGAAGCTGCTCCAGAAGAAGCTGTTAGAATTTTCGTGGAATTTAAGAGAATAGAAAGTGCTATTAAAGCTGTGGTTGATTTAAATGGACGCTTTTTTGGTGGAAGACAAGTTAAAGCAGGTTTTTATTCCAGTGAAAAACTTGATAGTTTACAATTAATGGACTAACTTCTTATTTTAAGACTTTACCTAATAAATacatcttaaaaaatataataacatgaAATTAATGTACTGATTATtatgttgaaaattatataatatattgcagTTTTGTTGAAACATTCATGTTAAATAACATTCTGaaacttataattatttaatttaaaattacataatagtCAATATATTgagcaatttttcaatttatatccTGCTATAAATCTAATaggcaatttatttatatgtatatataaacgGTTTTTATATCTGCTCTAGATCATTGCTGCTgtttttccaaatttaatataaattgtgtacacaataaatatagataataaataaaaaagatttataattctgcatatataataaataaaaatattaattaagctTAAgtctacaatattttaaaatgaaaattaatattttaaaatattttaaaaagtgaaTAATACGAAAACAAGGAACATAACTTTTTTGTGATTTCACAAAATAAGACAATGATTATATTAGCAAATAATgtagtaaattataatttatatattaaacatttggtaattaagaaaatattgcgATTGATacaatcaatatattttactaagaAATTTAAAGTCGTATAATATGATTCTCATttctttgttaatattttctcattaatttacgtcataaagaatatatagtaaaattgtaacaatttaaatttttatctgctATGTATAAAAGttcaataattacaattttactttactttcTTATTGTCAATTAAGTCTTCAATTGTTTTGTTCAATTGAGCACTAAATGCAGCAGAACTGAAAGTTTCCGTAAATCTAACTTTGCCTGCATCACCAAATTGCTGAACATATTctggatttttaattaaatcagcTATTTTCAGAGCAAATGCATCACCAGATAAATCAACCAAAAATCCAGTAATTCCAGGAACAACAGATTCTTTTGGACCACCAGAATTATGTGCAATTACTGGTTTACTCATGTACATTGCTTCAAGTGGTACAATACCAAAATGTTCATTTGGAGGCGTATATAATAAAACCATACAGTGATATAAAATAGATACTTTATCAATATCTGAAggagaacgaagaaatattattttatctgtaaCATTTAGCTCATCAGCAAGACCTATTAATTCCAAATAATGTTCTACATTTTCTTCAACTCTTTTATCATATCCACCagccataattaaatatacttttttgtattcttcttcttttaagtACTTTTTGAGCTCTGCTAGTGCTTCTATTGCTAGCCccaaattttttttacgttCATATCTGTTGATAGATAGTAATATAGTACTATTTGGTGGTAACCTTTTATCAAGTACTCTTTCTAAAGGTATTATTCGAGCTTTATCAAAATAGTCTGTATTGATAGAGGGATATAAAACCTCAGGTTCAATAGTTAATCTCTTAAAAGTGTCCTTAAACACTGAACGTGTATATAGactatttacaaatattttatgtgcCATTCCAGTTGTTATTTCTTCCAGATAATTAAGGGGTACACGATACAATCGTTTACTAAGACCCTCTGGCCGTGAAAGTAATTGATCTGGATaatgacaataaaaaattatgtatggAATTCGTAACCGAAGAATAGGGATGCATGCAGAAACTAGATCACAAAATACAATGTCTGGTCGATTTTCACAGAAAACGATGTAGCTAGCTGCATATAtctagaaaaaaatagaacatAGTATGTAGAAATCATCTTTACACATATGTCTTATTTCTTAAGAAATGAGCTCACCATACGAATATAAGCAAAAAGTGCAAAGAATCTACCCAAGATATGCCTGGGCAACCAACTTCCAACAACCGTGACAGGAATTGTTCCATCTTTTGTTTCAGAGAAACAATGTTCCGAATCGTGATGAGTTGTCACGAAATTAACCTCATAACCttgtttttttaaagataatgCAGCATCAACTACCAATCTTTCTGCTCCTCCTATGCCAAGATCCGGATGTAAAAATGTTACTCGtgtcatttttatcaatataatgacattaaaaatattatttgttgtGGAAAATAGCAAAGTTCAATACTGTTCACGATACTACCGGCCTgtaacgtaattaataataataataataaacccACGATCATACATATATCCAAGTACCTACACGTTTCTCCCACTAAACATACCGGAggaagaaatatgaatttcgtTCGACCGTTCGACTGTGACAGAGTCGGAAATAAGTGGAGCCTACTTCTGACAGAATTTTTCTCATATGCATCGGCAATCTCCCTACTCTTGTCAGTCTCTGATCAGAGCATAGTACAATAGTACCTGATAGTACATATTTCTTCGTGTCTTTTCTCATACCAcggttataaaaatattaattgttgcTCGCTATTTCATCCGCATAAAACTGAGGGGAACtgatatgaatttaatttcgcgATTCTAAGCTTACTATCATTTGTAATAGAAATCGATATAGTAAATAgtattcgagaaatatttgtaggAAGTAACTATCAACAGTCGGTGGAACAAAGCGCAATCGTGCAGTGAA
It includes:
- the LOC122570986 gene encoding alpha-1,3/1,6-mannosyltransferase ALG2, with protein sequence MTRVTFLHPDLGIGGAERLVVDAALSLKKQGYEVNFVTTHHDSEHCFSETKDGTIPVTVVGSWLPRHILGRFFALFAYIRMIYAASYIVFCENRPDIVFCDLVSACIPILRLRIPYIIFYCHYPDQLLSRPEGLSKRLYRVPLNYLEEITTGMAHKIFVNSLYTRSVFKDTFKRLTIEPEVLYPSINTDYFDKARIIPLERVLDKRLPPNSTILLSINRYERKKNLGLAIEALAELKKYLKEEEYKKVYLIMAGGYDKRVEENVEHYLELIGLADELNVTDKIIFLRSPSDIDKVSILYHCMVLLYTPPNEHFGIVPLEAMYMSKPVIAHNSGGPKESVVPGITGFLVDLSGDAFALKIADLIKNPEYVQQFGDAGKVRFTETFSSAAFSAQLNKTIEDLIDNKKVK
- the LOC122570987 gene encoding splicing factor 45, with the translated sequence MSLYDDFDKHRTSEKVVGWSSSIKLLQSQLQLKKAATTQPKREQYRKATAVLAPVIDLKSKANRNTEREDDGPHNNPLSSGTVSSIGVGGEFDWNVINEYDPMWPNEYDKVVKELRDLRDREHDQETEMRKRRRDSSRFEDTQASSGNTTMIPPERDEERTPTSRGIAGGAAIAPPPSLQESSELPPPTPRPPTSIGYATSSVAAKIMAKYGFKEGQGLGKKEQGMSVALQVEKTSKRGGRIVGEREQLMPPPPPVAVSPPPTQQQVAPLQPSEEPSITEIMKCPSKVVLLRNMVGPGEVDDDLEPEVKDECNTKYGDVARVIIHEVTEAAPEEAVRIFVEFKRIESAIKAVVDLNGRFFGGRQVKAGFYSSEKLDSLQLMD